The Acidobacteriota bacterium genome has a segment encoding these proteins:
- a CDS encoding thiamine pyrophosphate-binding protein, producing MEEPEKSSLDRRSFLKVAATSGAALVASTQALTAQQPAPAGAVAAQGAAETTVEVLSEERHGSDFMMDVLKPLGFDYVTINPHSDSGGLQESIINYTGNKNPELITCLHEEAAVAIAHGFFKIEGKPLAALIYSSVGLQHASMAVYSAFCDRVPVYLLLGNSIENPNSRSAQDPVGMARDFTKWDDSPVSLSHFAASAVRAYSVAMTPPQMPVAITVDKSLQEDRIPAGTKLHIPKYTPNTAPQGDSAAVAEVARLLVSAEFPVLAVERAARTAAGLKYIIELAELLQAAVVDTIQRMNFPSRHPLSQESSALRTADVVLALEHPLLSRNSLKAGAKLISISSFDLFTRSNYWHFGKYQEADIPIAADAEATLPALIEAVKRLITSDRRIAFAARRVKLAEAHQKSRERDLVLASHGWDSSPISTARIAAELWEQIKTKDWSLVSRSDGMSDWAWKLWDFEKYYHHIGQSGSVGIGYSNPAAVGAALANRKYGRLSINLQNDGDLMFQPGTLWTAAHHKIPMLTVMHNNRSYNQEVMVVARMAAERNRDISRCHFGNVFDKPHIDYAQLARSLGWYSEGPIDNPRELGPAIRRALAVVERGEPALLDTITQPN from the coding sequence ATGGAAGAACCAGAGAAGAGTTCGCTGGATCGTCGCAGCTTTCTTAAAGTAGCTGCCACTAGCGGAGCGGCGCTGGTTGCCAGCACTCAAGCTCTGACTGCGCAGCAGCCCGCGCCAGCAGGCGCTGTGGCGGCCCAGGGTGCAGCCGAGACCACGGTAGAGGTTTTGAGCGAGGAGCGCCACGGGTCCGACTTCATGATGGACGTACTCAAGCCGTTGGGCTTCGATTATGTCACCATTAATCCCCACTCCGACTCCGGCGGTCTGCAGGAATCCATCATCAACTACACCGGAAACAAGAACCCGGAACTGATCACCTGTCTGCATGAGGAAGCCGCGGTGGCTATCGCACACGGCTTCTTCAAAATTGAAGGCAAGCCCCTGGCGGCTCTGATTTACAGTTCGGTGGGGTTGCAGCACGCATCCATGGCGGTCTACAGCGCGTTCTGCGACCGTGTGCCGGTTTACCTGCTACTCGGGAACTCCATTGAAAATCCCAATTCCAGAAGCGCGCAGGACCCTGTCGGCATGGCCCGCGATTTTACCAAGTGGGATGACTCGCCGGTTTCGCTGAGCCACTTTGCGGCCTCCGCCGTTCGCGCCTATTCCGTCGCTATGACTCCACCACAAATGCCCGTGGCGATCACCGTGGACAAAAGTTTACAGGAAGATCGGATTCCTGCGGGCACCAAGCTGCATATCCCCAAGTACACTCCAAATACGGCGCCGCAGGGAGATTCCGCCGCGGTCGCTGAAGTTGCGCGTCTTCTGGTGAGCGCGGAATTTCCGGTGCTTGCCGTCGAGCGCGCCGCGCGCACCGCAGCCGGCCTGAAATATATCATCGAGCTGGCCGAGCTGTTGCAGGCCGCGGTCGTGGACACCATCCAACGCATGAACTTCCCTTCGAGGCATCCGCTCAGCCAGGAGAGTAGCGCGTTGCGAACCGCGGACGTGGTGCTGGCGCTGGAGCATCCGCTGCTGTCGCGCAACAGTCTCAAGGCGGGCGCGAAGCTGATCAGTATCAGCTCGTTCGACCTCTTTACGCGGAGCAACTACTGGCATTTCGGGAAATATCAGGAAGCCGATATTCCCATCGCGGCCGACGCCGAGGCGACGCTTCCCGCGCTGATCGAAGCAGTCAAGCGGCTGATCACCTCTGATCGCAGGATCGCCTTCGCTGCTCGCCGCGTAAAGCTGGCGGAGGCTCATCAAAAGTCCAGAGAGCGGGACCTCGTGCTGGCCTCGCATGGCTGGGACTCAAGTCCCATTAGTACGGCCCGAATCGCAGCCGAATTGTGGGAGCAGATCAAAACCAAGGATTGGTCGCTGGTTTCCCGCAGTGATGGCATGAGCGATTGGGCGTGGAAGCTATGGGATTTTGAAAAGTATTATCACCACATCGGACAGTCTGGGTCGGTGGGCATCGGCTACAGCAATCCGGCGGCCGTGGGAGCGGCGCTGGCAAACAGGAAGTATGGTCGCCTGTCCATCAATCTGCAAAACGACGGCGACCTCATGTTTCAACCGGGGACATTGTGGACAGCGGCGCATCATAAGATTCCGATGCTCACCGTCATGCACAATAACCGGTCGTACAATCAGGAAGTGATGGTGGTGGCGCGGATGGCGGCCGAGCGCAACCGCGACATCAGCCGTTGCCACTTCGGTAATGTGTTCGACAAACCTCACATTGACTATGCTCAACTCGCGCGCAGCTTGGGCTGGTACTCGGAGGGCCCAATCGACAATCCGCGTGAACTCGGGCCGGCCATCCGTCGCGCACTAGCGGTAGTCGAGCGTGGCGAGCCGGCGTTGCTCGATACCATCACGCAACCAAACTAG
- a CDS encoding TonB-dependent receptor: MTGLFPYSIRLRFIVGGLVVMAWTSLALAQLTTGTINGTVTDQSGAAIPGAAVTVKNVNTGISRATVTGPNGRYEAPNLQPGSYEVSATSAGFQTSVRAGIGLTIGRIAVIDHRLEVGNVAEQVTVTGEAPLIETTTATVAQVIDVERRVEELPLRNRDLTQFAFLQPGVLKSPAGVGGIQAGMGDKITVAGARGTQNLFLMDGVSNSDLSSNPQGAGGAYTGAETVKEFQVVVNNYSAEYQSAAGAIISAVTKSGTNSIHGSGFWTLRNDNLDASKWEDNALGGGVSSEFKQNQYGGSLGGPIRQDRTFYFASFEGMRERALNTERFTTLSNEGRRGQGVRNSTNPVQVVNVAVDPRIVPYLALWPVPGVGNTPLPNERTDPGTMVISGFERRPVDDDTATGKLDHHLSNDKAGMIAVTYSWNDSSRLPCGFLCDLTEVGAAATSKKQTLAVNHISILSPTLINEMKFGYSLSEVAGDLALGSRDTSALRFHPDRDRVGEIGITSSLTRVGYRVNPQATTQKALQFKEGVSLTSGDHSLRFGTEIKRFRYVQDACSRGCNGIFAFNSLADFLLNNANDFQVFRPGAESPKRNLRQLLFGGYFQDNWQVAKSLTFNLGLRYEFVTVPDEDDHLISTLESIFDPFVSVTTQVAAQYKNEPRPFVKSDIVEYFQNPTLKSFSPRFGFAWAPGDRTFSVRGGYGIFFDYPVLYQLRTSLQELPPFVETARLRATGAGSVPANRPLQMAPNAVNQYLDLINSPTFSTFNLRYMEPNQSNAYIHRWSMTLQKAFGTDWVASAGYTGSRGLHLLHQTLPNIRRWDGFPNNPTGRKHFSPGAALVNPAFGEMRAQSSNANSFFHGLAIGVQKRMTHGLQVQLAYNYSKAIDEGSGVTSGGDEFAQGQRGIYYWDMKEKRGLASFDIRNAMTTNFTYELPTKNLTGIAGAIAGGWLVNGILTLTDGYPLSVHDNSTTQNTLIGSVESLRVNLIPGGNSNPVLGGPDKYFDTSQFVPSEPGYFGTLGRNTLISPGLATMDFSVQKNFQFQESHRVQFRAEFFNLFNRPNFGTPVTTIFTNGLLAADAGRISTTRGSARQIQFGIRYSF; encoded by the coding sequence ATGACCGGATTGTTTCCGTATTCAATTAGATTGCGTTTCATCGTCGGGGGACTAGTCGTCATGGCCTGGACCTCCCTTGCCTTGGCTCAACTCACCACAGGAACCATTAACGGAACCGTTACCGATCAATCCGGCGCCGCGATTCCCGGCGCAGCCGTAACAGTGAAGAACGTGAATACAGGAATTTCCCGTGCTACGGTGACGGGGCCAAACGGGCGGTACGAAGCACCCAACCTACAGCCGGGCAGCTATGAGGTGAGCGCGACCTCCGCGGGCTTTCAGACCAGCGTGCGCGCCGGCATAGGACTGACCATTGGTCGCATCGCGGTGATTGACCACCGCCTCGAGGTCGGCAACGTCGCCGAGCAAGTAACCGTAACCGGCGAGGCTCCGCTCATCGAGACCACCACGGCAACAGTCGCGCAGGTGATTGACGTCGAACGCCGCGTCGAGGAGTTGCCGCTGCGCAACCGCGACCTGACGCAGTTTGCCTTCCTGCAGCCCGGCGTGCTGAAGAGTCCCGCCGGCGTGGGCGGCATTCAGGCGGGCATGGGCGACAAGATCACCGTGGCGGGCGCGCGCGGGACGCAGAATCTGTTCCTGATGGACGGCGTCTCGAACTCCGATCTATCAAGCAACCCGCAGGGCGCGGGCGGCGCTTATACGGGCGCCGAGACGGTGAAGGAATTTCAGGTGGTGGTGAACAACTACTCCGCCGAATACCAAAGCGCGGCGGGCGCCATCATCAGCGCGGTAACCAAGTCGGGCACCAACTCGATTCACGGCTCGGGCTTCTGGACGCTGCGCAATGACAATCTGGACGCCTCCAAGTGGGAGGACAACGCGCTGGGCGGCGGCGTCAGCAGCGAGTTCAAGCAGAACCAGTATGGCGGCTCGCTCGGCGGACCCATCCGGCAGGACCGCACCTTCTACTTCGCCAGCTTCGAAGGCATGCGCGAGCGGGCGCTGAACACCGAAAGGTTTACTACGCTGTCAAACGAAGGCCGCCGCGGACAGGGCGTACGCAACAGCACGAATCCTGTGCAGGTGGTGAATGTAGCCGTTGACCCGCGCATCGTACCTTATCTGGCGCTGTGGCCCGTGCCGGGCGTGGGGAATACTCCGCTGCCGAACGAACGCACCGATCCCGGGACCATGGTCATTTCGGGATTTGAGCGGCGACCGGTGGATGATGACACAGCAACCGGCAAGCTCGACCATCATCTTTCCAACGACAAGGCTGGCATGATCGCGGTGACATACAGTTGGAATGACAGCTCGCGGCTGCCCTGCGGATTCCTTTGCGACCTGACCGAGGTGGGCGCGGCGGCCACCAGCAAGAAGCAGACGCTGGCGGTGAATCACATCTCCATACTCTCGCCGACCCTGATCAATGAAATGAAGTTCGGCTACAGCCTCAGCGAAGTGGCCGGCGATCTTGCGTTGGGCTCGCGCGACACCAGCGCGCTGCGCTTCCATCCGGATCGCGACCGAGTGGGTGAAATCGGCATCACCAGCAGCCTCACGCGCGTTGGCTATCGAGTCAACCCCCAGGCTACCACCCAGAAGGCGCTTCAGTTCAAAGAGGGAGTTTCCCTCACCAGCGGCGATCACTCCTTGCGCTTCGGCACGGAGATCAAACGCTTCCGCTATGTGCAGGACGCCTGCAGCCGCGGCTGCAATGGCATCTTCGCCTTCAACAGCCTGGCGGATTTTCTGCTCAACAACGCCAATGATTTTCAGGTATTCCGTCCCGGCGCCGAGAGCCCCAAGCGCAATCTGCGCCAGCTTCTGTTCGGCGGCTACTTCCAGGACAACTGGCAGGTGGCGAAGTCGCTCACCTTTAACCTCGGCCTGCGCTATGAGTTCGTTACCGTGCCGGATGAGGACGATCACCTGATCTCGACGCTCGAGAGCATCTTCGATCCCTTTGTTTCGGTAACCACACAGGTAGCCGCGCAATACAAAAATGAGCCGCGCCCGTTCGTAAAATCCGACATCGTCGAGTATTTCCAGAATCCCACGCTGAAGAGCTTCAGTCCGCGCTTCGGCTTCGCCTGGGCGCCCGGTGACCGTACCTTCTCCGTGCGCGGCGGCTATGGCATCTTCTTCGATTACCCGGTGCTCTATCAGTTGCGCACCTCGCTCCAGGAGCTGCCGCCGTTCGTCGAGACTGCCCGCCTGCGCGCCACCGGCGCTGGTTCGGTACCGGCGAACCGCCCCCTGCAGATGGCGCCCAATGCCGTAAATCAGTATCTCGATCTGATCAATAGCCCGACCTTTTCGACGTTCAATCTGCGCTACATGGAACCGAATCAGTCGAACGCTTATATCCATCGCTGGAGCATGACGCTGCAGAAAGCGTTCGGCACGGATTGGGTCGCCTCGGCCGGCTACACCGGCTCGCGCGGCTTGCATCTGCTACACCAGACACTGCCCAACATCCGTCGCTGGGACGGTTTCCCAAACAATCCTACGGGGCGCAAGCATTTCTCGCCCGGCGCGGCGCTCGTCAATCCAGCCTTTGGCGAGATGCGTGCGCAATCATCCAACGCCAACAGTTTCTTCCACGGCTTGGCCATCGGAGTACAGAAGCGCATGACTCACGGTCTGCAGGTGCAGCTGGCTTACAACTACTCGAAGGCCATAGATGAGGGCTCCGGGGTAACCAGCGGCGGCGATGAATTTGCACAGGGCCAACGCGGAATCTATTATTGGGACATGAAGGAAAAGCGCGGCTTGGCCAGTTTCGACATCCGCAATGCCATGACCACGAATTTTACTTATGAACTGCCCACCAAAAACCTCACCGGCATCGCGGGCGCCATCGCCGGCGGCTGGTTGGTGAATGGGATACTCACGCTGACGGACGGGTATCCGCTCTCCGTGCATGACAACAGCACTACCCAGAACACGCTGATCGGGTCGGTCGAGTCGTTGCGCGTGAATCTGATTCCCGGTGGCAACAGCAATCCTGTGCTGGGCGGTCCGGACAAGTATTTCGACACCAGCCAGTTCGTGCCTTCCGAGCCAGGCTATTTCGGCACCCTGGGCCGCAACACGCTCATTTCTCCTGGACTGGCCACCATGGACTTCTCCGTGCAAAAGAACTTCCAGTTCCAGGAATCACATCGCGTGCAGTTCCGCGCGGAGTTTTTCAACCTGTTCAACCGCCCGAACTTCGGGACGCCGGTAACCACTATTTTCACCAACGGCTTGTTGGCCGCCGACGCCGGTCGTATCTCCACCACTCGCGGCTCGGCGCGGCAGATTCAATTTGGTATAAGATACAGCTTCTGA